In Sphingobacteriaceae bacterium, the following proteins share a genomic window:
- a CDS encoding B12-binding domain-containing radical SAM protein, translating into MRVLLTTLNAKYIHTNLAIRLLYELNQNKEGLEWKEFTIKEPKEEVAEWCSKFDVVAFSCYIWNITQTLEVAQKIKLLNPETKILLGGPEVSYEYDAVIALDHVDFIIAGEGETAFASFLESYPNISQVPNLIYKAEDKVLANPSAPMFDLKNFAESMPYRFDNPEELANKVLYIETSRGCPYKCEFCLASLDNKVRYLPDASIKATLLHMMQNGKVIKFLDRTFNIKRDFTIDIFKFILEHYRHENVFQFEITADILHPDIIKFIHENVPKDLFRFEIGIQTVNQKANLEVSRKQSFEKTKSIIKQLDYKVEMHLDLIVGLPLDYWEDIKYSIEETFKLFAPEMQLGFLKFLKGTTMRNKEQHQFVYDPLPPYQIIESKYLSKEQLADIVKLENALEIYWNSKKAVNTLKYVSAHYSIFDFLLGLGKYFGTLREYHKYSMNDVFEIATAFVEKEYPNDIVLKQLLAIDYYLHFKVKPQILFLEEISKSEKNRVIEKLALNHHKFRYAIIEISFDFRFFLETNTIQKTPYHFIAQYDGIKKATLIDPVSLAYAV; encoded by the coding sequence ATGCGCGTACTACTTACCACACTAAATGCCAAATACATTCACACGAATTTAGCTATTCGTTTATTGTATGAATTAAACCAGAACAAGGAAGGACTGGAGTGGAAAGAATTTACCATCAAAGAACCTAAAGAGGAAGTAGCAGAATGGTGCAGCAAGTTTGATGTAGTTGCATTCAGTTGTTACATATGGAACATCACGCAAACACTTGAAGTAGCGCAAAAAATAAAACTGCTGAACCCGGAAACAAAAATTTTATTGGGCGGACCTGAAGTAAGTTATGAATACGATGCGGTTATAGCACTAGATCATGTTGACTTTATAATTGCTGGCGAAGGCGAAACTGCTTTTGCTTCATTTTTAGAATCTTACCCAAATATTTCGCAGGTTCCTAACCTGATTTATAAAGCTGAAGACAAAGTACTTGCAAATCCAAGCGCTCCCATGTTTGATCTGAAGAATTTTGCAGAAAGCATGCCTTACCGCTTTGATAACCCTGAAGAGCTTGCAAATAAAGTTCTTTACATAGAAACCTCCCGCGGCTGTCCTTACAAATGTGAATTTTGTTTAGCGAGTCTCGACAACAAAGTACGTTATTTGCCCGATGCCAGTATAAAAGCTACACTTTTGCACATGATGCAAAATGGTAAAGTCATAAAGTTTCTAGATCGCACTTTTAATATTAAACGGGATTTTACCATTGATATCTTCAAATTTATTCTGGAACATTACCGTCATGAAAATGTTTTTCAGTTTGAAATAACCGCTGATATTCTTCATCCAGATATCATCAAATTTATTCATGAAAATGTTCCGAAAGATCTTTTTCGTTTTGAGATCGGCATACAAACCGTAAATCAAAAAGCCAATCTCGAGGTGAGTCGCAAACAAAGTTTTGAAAAAACAAAAAGTATTATCAAGCAGTTAGACTATAAGGTTGAAATGCATCTTGACCTGATTGTTGGCCTGCCTCTGGATTATTGGGAAGATATTAAATACAGTATTGAAGAAACTTTTAAACTCTTTGCGCCTGAAATGCAGTTGGGATTTCTGAAATTTTTAAAAGGCACAACAATGCGTAACAAAGAACAGCATCAGTTTGTCTACGATCCTCTGCCACCTTATCAAATTATTGAAAGCAAATACTTATCCAAAGAACAATTAGCCGATATTGTAAAACTCGAAAACGCACTCGAAATTTACTGGAATAGCAAAAAGGCTGTTAATACTTTAAAATATGTCTCAGCACATTATAGCATTTTTGATTTTCTGCTGGGTTTAGGAAAATATTTTGGCACACTTCGCGAATACCACAAGTATTCGATGAATGATGTTTTTGAAATAGCTACTGCGTTTGTAGAAAAAGAATATCCAAATGATATTGTTTTAAAACAATTACTCGCAATTGACTATTACCTTCATTTTAAAGTAAAACCACAGATTCTGTTTTTGGAAGAAATTTCTAAATCAGAAAAAAACAGAGTTATTGAAAAATTAGCTCTGAACCATCATAAGTTCAGGTACGCTATCATTGAAATTAGTTTTGATTTTAGATTTTTCCTGGAAACAAACACCATTCAAAAAACTCCTTACCATTTTATTGCCCAATACGACGGCATTAAAAAAGCAACCCTGATTGATCCAGTTTCCCTTGCGTACGCGGTTTAA
- a CDS encoding magnesium chelatase, which yields MSQPSIKTLGELKKSGYKFLSIKDELRENLIKRLKNKEEIFEGIFGYEETVIPELQRAILSRHNILFLGLRGQAKTKMARQLVNLLDEYIPVIAGSPLNDDPMQPISNFARNLIAEKKDATPINWIHRSDRFAEKLATPDVSVADLIGDLDPIKAANLKLSFSDENVIHYGLIPRSNRFIFVINELPDLQARLQVALFNILQEGDVQIRGFNLRIPLDLQFVFTANPEDYTNRGSIVTPLKDRIGSQILTHYPKSIEHSKQITQDQAKLNSDQKKIEIPEILKNLVEQIAIEARTSEFVDSKSGVSARLTISAYESMISAAELRFLTNNQPYSFARISDLYGAIPAINGKIELVYEGEQEGPAVIAQNLISLAIRNLFVQLFPDPAKLKRKKESSEYSEIVGWFAQNNILDLLDKETDKVYNAALTMIDGLDELVTKHYPKLKGPEKTTLMEFALHGLAEHSLLSKNKLVDGTSFKDYFGSLMNQGYNFDKGEN from the coding sequence ATGAGTCAACCTTCCATAAAAACATTAGGAGAATTAAAAAAATCGGGATATAAATTTTTAAGCATTAAAGACGAATTGCGCGAAAACCTGATTAAAAGATTAAAAAATAAGGAAGAAATTTTTGAAGGCATTTTCGGTTATGAAGAAACCGTTATACCCGAATTGCAAAGAGCAATTTTAAGTCGCCACAACATATTATTTCTTGGATTAAGAGGTCAGGCTAAAACGAAAATGGCCCGGCAGCTGGTAAATTTGCTTGATGAGTATATTCCTGTAATAGCCGGGAGTCCTTTAAACGACGATCCTATGCAGCCTATCTCGAATTTTGCCAGAAATTTAATTGCTGAGAAAAAAGACGCAACGCCCATAAACTGGATTCACAGAAGTGATCGTTTTGCTGAAAAATTAGCGACTCCGGATGTGAGTGTTGCCGATTTGATTGGAGACCTTGACCCTATTAAAGCGGCTAATTTAAAATTATCTTTCTCTGATGAGAATGTTATTCATTATGGTTTAATTCCAAGAAGTAACCGTTTTATTTTTGTTATTAATGAATTGCCCGATCTACAAGCGCGTCTGCAAGTGGCACTATTCAACATATTGCAGGAAGGTGATGTTCAGATTCGTGGATTTAATTTAAGAATTCCATTAGACCTTCAATTTGTTTTTACCGCAAATCCAGAAGATTATACAAATCGTGGCAGTATTGTTACGCCTTTAAAAGACAGAATTGGTTCCCAAATTTTGACACACTATCCTAAATCGATCGAGCACTCTAAACAAATCACACAAGATCAGGCAAAATTAAATTCAGACCAGAAAAAAATTGAGATCCCCGAAATTCTGAAAAATCTTGTTGAACAAATTGCGATAGAAGCAAGAACAAGTGAATTTGTAGATTCAAAAAGTGGTGTGAGTGCTCGTTTAACAATCAGCGCTTACGAAAGTATGATCAGCGCTGCTGAATTACGCTTCTTAACCAACAATCAGCCTTATAGCTTTGCAAGGATCAGCGATCTTTATGGTGCTATTCCGGCTATTAACGGTAAAATTGAATTGGTTTATGAAGGAGAGCAGGAAGGGCCTGCCGTGATAGCGCAGAATCTTATCAGTCTGGCCATTCGTAATTTATTTGTGCAGTTGTTCCCAGATCCTGCAAAATTAAAACGCAAAAAAGAAAGTTCTGAATATTCAGAAATCGTGGGCTGGTTTGCTCAAAATAATATTCTTGACTTGTTAGATAAAGAAACCGACAAGGTATATAACGCTGCGTTAACTATGATTGATGGTCTTGATGAATTGGTAACTAAACATTATCCAAAATTAAAAGGCCCAGAAAAAACCACTCTTATGGAATTTGCTTTACACGGATTAGCTGAGCATTCTCTCTTAAGCAAAAATAAATTAGTGGATGGCACCAGCTTTAAAGATTATTTTGGTTCGCTGATGAACCAGGGTTATAACTTTGATAAGGGAGAAAATTAA
- a CDS encoding 6,7-dimethyl-8-ribityllumazine synthase yields the protein MSSVNKNLSSVEGSKIPDASPFKFAIVYSEWNYEITNALKEGALKTLLENGALEENILVKEVPGSFELTLGAQYMAEFANVDAVICLGCVIQGETRHFDFICDAVAKGITDLNIKYNMPFIFGVLTPDNQQQALDRAGGKHGNKGDEAAVTAIKMLGLKKSFRSGTSVGFSR from the coding sequence ATGAGCAGTGTAAATAAAAATTTATCGTCAGTAGAAGGCAGCAAAATTCCTGATGCAAGTCCCTTTAAATTCGCAATTGTGTATTCGGAGTGGAATTATGAAATTACAAACGCTTTAAAAGAAGGAGCTTTAAAAACCCTTCTCGAAAACGGAGCGCTGGAAGAAAATATTTTGGTTAAAGAAGTGCCCGGGAGTTTTGAATTAACACTTGGAGCGCAATACATGGCGGAGTTTGCAAATGTAGACGCAGTGATTTGTTTAGGTTGTGTCATACAAGGCGAAACGCGTCATTTTGATTTTATTTGTGACGCTGTTGCAAAAGGAATAACGGATTTGAATATTAAATACAATATGCCATTTATTTTTGGCGTCTTAACTCCAGATAATCAACAACAGGCATTAGATAGAGCGGGTGGGAAGCATGGTAACAAAGGCGATGAAGCAGCGGTAACAGCTATTAAAATGCTCGGGCTAAAGAAGAGTTTCAGGTCTGGTACTTCGGTTGGGTTTTCGAGATAG
- a CDS encoding tetratricopeptide repeat protein, producing MADLKEETTVDNNETNPVEETVETKRPIDPNLQGIQLFYEKNKKMVTYVGGGLLLVIGVICFFKLYYIPEQEKEAVNEIFWAESLFAKDSFNVALKGGPQVMSADGQKPMKGFLQIADEYSITKTGSLANYYAGICYLRTGKFAEAVESLGKYSGNDETIAPIAIGAMGDAYMEMNNVDDAIKYYSKAADKSENIFTRPYFLKKAAFANEQKGNFSEATKIYERIQKEFPRSTEGQDIEKFITRAKAKDGK from the coding sequence ATGGCTGATTTAAAAGAAGAAACTACGGTAGACAATAACGAAACTAATCCGGTAGAAGAAACTGTTGAAACTAAAAGACCAATTGACCCGAATTTACAAGGGATTCAATTGTTTTATGAGAAGAATAAAAAGATGGTTACCTATGTGGGTGGCGGCCTTTTATTGGTAATAGGCGTAATTTGCTTTTTTAAATTATACTATATCCCTGAACAGGAAAAAGAAGCGGTTAATGAAATCTTCTGGGCTGAGAGCCTTTTTGCAAAAGATAGTTTTAATGTAGCGCTTAAAGGTGGACCTCAGGTTATGTCTGCTGACGGGCAAAAACCAATGAAAGGTTTTTTACAAATCGCTGATGAATATAGCATTACAAAAACAGGAAGTCTTGCAAACTACTACGCGGGTATTTGTTACTTACGCACAGGAAAATTTGCAGAAGCCGTTGAGTCTTTAGGAAAATACAGCGGAAACGATGAAACTATTGCTCCGATTGCAATTGGCGCTATGGGCGATGCTTACATGGAAATGAATAATGTAGATGACGCTATTAAATATTATTCGAAAGCGGCTGATAAAAGTGAAAACATTTTTACAAGACCTTACTTTTTGAAAAAAGCTGCTTTTGCAAATGAGCAAAAAGGAAATTTTTCTGAAGCAACTAAAATTTACGAACGTATTCAAAAAGAATTTCCAAGATCTACTGAAGGTCAGGATATCGAAAAGTTTATTACCAGAGCTAAAGCAAAAGACGGTAAATAA
- a CDS encoding DNA replication/repair protein RecF: MFLKQLSLINFKNYSEFEAKFSEKINCFVGNNGMGKTNLLDAIYYLSFCKSFFNTIDSQNIKHAEGFFVIQGQFNKTGEESEVYCGIKRNQKKIFKKNKKEYDRLSEHIGQFPLVMISPGDADLINGSSEARRKFLDGIISQYDKVYLDKLISYNQVLKQRNALLKHFAESRSFDSETLEIWDEQLIIYGKGILEIREEFLKQFIPLFNTYYKFISESKEEVALHYENSLGEKDFKTGLLTSLGRDRAVHYTTVGPHKDDLEFKLDTFSLKKYASQGQQKSFLLALKLAQFEFIKDQKNTKPLLLLDDVYDKLDEARFTKLLELVSSDKFGQVFITDTHADRMNVLLNQKQIDHRIFLVENSLVKEF, translated from the coding sequence ATGTTTTTAAAGCAATTATCCCTTATAAATTTCAAAAATTACTCTGAATTTGAGGCTAAATTTTCTGAAAAGATAAATTGTTTTGTGGGGAATAATGGCATGGGAAAGACCAATCTTTTAGACGCCATCTACTACCTTTCTTTCTGCAAAAGTTTTTTCAACACCATAGATAGTCAAAACATAAAACACGCCGAAGGTTTTTTTGTGATTCAGGGGCAGTTTAACAAAACAGGTGAAGAAAGTGAAGTGTATTGCGGTATAAAAAGGAATCAAAAAAAGATCTTTAAAAAAAACAAAAAAGAATACGATCGTCTAAGTGAACACATTGGCCAGTTTCCTCTGGTAATGATCTCTCCCGGTGATGCCGATCTGATTAACGGAAGTAGTGAAGCGCGTCGTAAATTTTTAGATGGTATTATTTCACAGTATGATAAAGTCTACCTCGACAAACTTATTTCTTACAACCAGGTTTTAAAACAAAGAAATGCCTTGCTAAAACATTTTGCAGAAAGCAGGAGTTTTGACTCGGAAACCCTTGAAATATGGGATGAACAGCTTATTATCTATGGCAAAGGCATCCTTGAAATTCGCGAAGAATTTTTAAAACAGTTTATTCCACTTTTTAATACATACTATAAGTTTATAAGCGAAAGTAAAGAAGAAGTTGCGCTGCATTATGAAAACAGCCTTGGAGAAAAGGACTTTAAAACCGGCCTTCTTACTTCCTTAGGCAGAGACAGAGCTGTGCACTACACCACTGTGGGTCCGCACAAAGACGATCTCGAATTTAAGCTGGATACTTTTAGCTTAAAAAAATACGCTTCGCAGGGACAGCAAAAATCTTTTTTATTAGCCTTAAAACTGGCGCAGTTTGAATTTATAAAAGACCAAAAAAACACCAAGCCCTTGTTGTTGCTTGACGACGTTTATGATAAATTAGATGAGGCGCGCTTTACTAAATTACTCGAACTCGTAAGTAGCGATAAATTCGGACAAGTTTTTATTACAGATACACATGCCGACCGCATGAATGTGTTGCTCAATCAAAAACAAATTGATCACCGGATTTTTCTGGTAGAGAATAGTTTGGTGAAGGAGTTTTAG
- a CDS encoding asparagine--tRNA ligase produces MMARLRIKDILQTTPTEQTITVKGWVRTFRNNSFIALNDGSTNNNLQIVVDFINTPEEILKRITTGAAVSATGALIASQGKGQTVELKASSVEILGDSDAEKYPLQPKKHSLEFLREIAHLRFRTNTFGAVFRVRNTLAFAVHKFFNEKGFLYMHTPIITSSDAEGAGEMFRVTNFDIANPPKDENGNVDFKQDFFGKATNLTVSGQLEGELAAMAFSDIYTFGPTFRAENSNTARHLAEFWMIEPEMAFCDLNDNMNLAEEMLQYVIKYALDNNLEDIQFLSQRLEEEEKQKPQNERSELTLLNKLQFCLDNKFERVTYTQAIEILRESNHNKKKKFQYLVDKWGVDLQSEHERYLVEKHFKKPVILIDYPKEIKSFYMRQNDDGKTVAAMDILFPGIGEIVGGSQREERLEKLETRMSEIGIPAEELSWYLDTRRFGSCEHAGFGLGFERLVLFVSGMTNIRDVIPFPRTPKNCEF; encoded by the coding sequence ATTATGGCACGTTTACGCATTAAAGACATTCTACAAACCACACCCACAGAGCAAACGATTACAGTTAAAGGCTGGGTACGCACATTTCGCAACAACTCATTCATAGCGTTGAACGATGGTTCTACCAATAATAATTTACAAATAGTAGTTGATTTCATCAATACTCCTGAAGAAATCTTAAAACGTATTACTACTGGTGCTGCAGTTAGCGCAACCGGTGCATTGATAGCCTCTCAGGGCAAAGGCCAAACTGTTGAATTGAAAGCCAGCTCCGTTGAGATCCTTGGAGATAGTGATGCTGAAAAATATCCGCTTCAACCTAAAAAACATAGCCTCGAATTCCTGCGCGAGATTGCACATCTACGTTTTCGTACCAATACTTTTGGAGCAGTATTTCGTGTAAGAAACACTTTAGCATTCGCAGTGCATAAATTTTTTAACGAAAAAGGATTTCTCTATATGCATACTCCTATCATTACTTCAAGTGATGCTGAAGGGGCGGGAGAGATGTTTCGCGTAACTAATTTTGATATTGCAAATCCTCCGAAAGACGAAAATGGTAATGTGGATTTTAAACAGGATTTTTTCGGTAAAGCAACAAACCTTACCGTATCTGGACAATTAGAAGGAGAGTTGGCAGCAATGGCTTTTAGCGATATTTACACTTTCGGTCCCACTTTCAGAGCCGAAAACAGTAATACAGCGCGTCACTTGGCAGAGTTCTGGATGATAGAGCCCGAAATGGCTTTCTGTGATTTGAACGACAACATGAATCTTGCTGAAGAAATGTTGCAGTACGTTATTAAATATGCTCTGGATAATAATCTGGAGGATATTCAGTTTTTAAGTCAACGTTTGGAGGAAGAGGAAAAACAAAAACCTCAGAATGAAAGAAGCGAGCTGACTCTATTAAACAAGCTGCAGTTTTGTCTTGATAATAAATTTGAGCGGGTTACCTATACTCAAGCCATTGAAATTCTTCGTGAAAGCAATCACAATAAGAAAAAGAAATTTCAATATTTGGTAGATAAGTGGGGAGTTGATCTTCAAAGCGAACACGAGCGTTATTTGGTAGAGAAGCATTTCAAAAAGCCAGTGATATTAATTGATTATCCGAAAGAAATAAAATCCTTCTACATGCGTCAAAACGACGATGGAAAAACGGTTGCGGCGATGGATATTCTATTTCCGGGTATCGGGGAAATAGTTGGCGGAAGTCAACGTGAAGAACGTCTGGAGAAATTGGAAACCAGAATGAGCGAAATTGGAATTCCAGCGGAAGAATTATCCTGGTATTTAGATACAAGAAGATTTGGTTCCTGCGAGCACGCTGGTTTCGGTCTTGGTTTCGAACGTCTGGTACTTTTCGTAAGCGGCATGACCAATATCCGCGATGTTATTCCATTTCCAAGAACGCCAAAAAACTGTGAGTTTTAA
- a CDS encoding metalloprotease — MKWFGGRESGNVEDRRGMSTGGFIAGGGIGATLLYLLFNFIFGNDAGELVRQVQTNAPQTSEQGVTSTNNAEEDQMATFSSVVLGYTEDVWNKIFSENGRTYQEPKLVLFSNSTESACGSANSATGPFYCPGDQKVYIDLAFFNELKERFGAAGDFANAYVIAHEVGHHIQYLMGTSEKIHEAQQTASKKQANKLSVALELQADFYAGVWAHYNQEMKNVMEPGDLEEALNAATAIGDDRLQKMSSGRVVPDAFTHGTSAQRAYWFKKGFETGDLSQGNTFKDIQN, encoded by the coding sequence ATGAAATGGTTCGGTGGACGTGAAAGCGGAAATGTGGAAGACCGTCGCGGAATGTCGACGGGAGGCTTTATAGCAGGTGGGGGTATTGGTGCTACACTCCTTTATCTGTTATTCAACTTTATTTTCGGAAACGATGCCGGAGAGTTGGTACGGCAAGTTCAAACCAATGCTCCTCAAACAAGCGAACAGGGTGTCACTTCCACTAATAATGCAGAAGAAGACCAAATGGCAACGTTCTCTTCTGTTGTTCTGGGATATACTGAAGATGTATGGAACAAAATTTTTTCAGAAAATGGCAGAACTTACCAGGAACCTAAATTGGTGCTTTTCAGTAATTCTACGGAGTCTGCCTGCGGCTCAGCCAACTCTGCAACAGGACCATTTTATTGTCCGGGTGATCAAAAAGTGTACATCGATCTGGCTTTTTTTAACGAACTGAAAGAACGTTTTGGTGCGGCGGGTGATTTTGCAAACGCCTACGTGATTGCCCATGAGGTGGGACATCACATACAGTATTTAATGGGAACCAGTGAAAAAATTCATGAAGCGCAACAAACCGCTTCGAAAAAACAGGCGAATAAATTATCGGTTGCTTTAGAATTACAGGCGGATTTTTATGCGGGTGTTTGGGCACATTATAATCAGGAAATGAAAAATGTAATGGAGCCTGGAGATCTTGAAGAAGCTCTGAATGCAGCCACTGCTATTGGCGACGACCGTTTACAAAAAATGAGTTCGGGCCGTGTTGTTCCCGATGCTTTCACACATGGCACTTCCGCTCAAAGGGCCTATTGGTTTAAAAAAGGATTTGAAACCGGCGATCTTTCGCAGGGAAATACTTTTAAGGACATTCAAAACTAG